From a region of the Candidatus Poribacteria bacterium genome:
- a CDS encoding AAA family ATPase produces MFWEQIKRHCDAGSAHQFLLHFNVQDLLYDEVYGYLPTHEYLMEQLNVLGCELVMGYNTSQGIHLPNIGRWRATQKMLGVVPKYEKTGAFHFQSIATWLQTLRRFREVEDANLDAQEVDPLVARRRINATLAFDKPHEDPVMQTDPAPSEELQERLNHLLRQDRARIGLVINFLEQLAPNDPSLSSASNDVLQRFFNQMQNWASDLEIRRRKHIILLLTHNTFDIHSNLTVNPEIPLIEVPFPDYDQRLHFIEYLHTISDPPSQMRASLGNEHDRESLARETVGLNLFGIHDVVKQAESARQKMGGEPLVRYRRESIKTFSHGVLELVETERGPSDEGWYVMRAIWDIANGMRHRDLRRVPRGILLLGPPGTSKAYAAKVLAGETNMTLVQLRYANQVGEITININENGNTYERNLNAAINFIRGISPTVVFMDEIEQVPPYTPMNPEEQQTFPQNLINAISDPSLHGRVIWVGTSCRPDLMPQIFRRYGIFDTKLIMLPPTAEGRMEILKIFCQGQATDQLNFRALVGDSETDGLTWRDLFLIVQRASNIAKLDGRDPFTEAELRQALDDFIPDYSPEMQLFMGLLALREANSRIMIPDGLLPPYQEFIEGNRIDKTGINKRLMELSSQLGLNI; encoded by the coding sequence ATGTTTTGGGAACAGATAAAAAGACACTGCGATGCTGGGTCTGCACACCAATTTCTCCTCCACTTTAACGTCCAGGACCTGCTATATGATGAGGTCTACGGCTACTTGCCTACCCATGAATATCTCATGGAGCAGCTCAACGTTTTAGGTTGTGAACTCGTCATGGGATATAACACATCACAAGGCATTCATTTACCTAATATTGGGCGGTGGCGAGCGACCCAAAAAATGCTGGGGGTTGTCCCGAAATATGAGAAAACCGGTGCTTTTCATTTCCAGAGCATAGCAACATGGCTTCAGACGCTTCGGCGTTTTCGGGAAGTTGAAGACGCAAATCTCGATGCGCAAGAGGTAGATCCGCTGGTCGCACGCCGAAGAATTAATGCCACTTTGGCATTCGATAAACCTCATGAAGATCCGGTCATGCAGACAGACCCCGCCCCCTCAGAGGAATTGCAAGAGAGATTGAACCATCTTTTACGGCAAGACAGAGCGCGGATTGGCTTGGTTATTAATTTTCTGGAGCAACTTGCACCAAACGATCCTTCGTTGAGCAGTGCCTCTAACGATGTTTTACAACGCTTTTTCAACCAGATGCAGAATTGGGCATCCGATTTAGAAATTCGCAGACGCAAACATATCATTCTGCTCCTCACTCATAACACATTTGATATCCATTCAAATCTCACTGTAAATCCGGAGATTCCGCTGATAGAAGTTCCATTTCCAGACTACGATCAACGTCTCCATTTCATTGAATATCTCCATACCATCTCAGATCCGCCGTCTCAAATGCGGGCAAGCCTTGGAAACGAGCATGACAGAGAGTCCCTCGCCCGCGAGACAGTAGGACTGAACCTCTTCGGCATTCACGATGTTGTGAAACAGGCAGAGTCTGCACGACAGAAGATGGGCGGTGAACCGCTTGTGAGATACCGACGTGAGAGCATTAAGACTTTCAGCCACGGAGTCCTTGAACTGGTGGAAACTGAAAGGGGTCCTTCTGACGAGGGTTGGTACGTCATGAGGGCAATTTGGGATATAGCGAATGGTATGAGACATCGGGACTTGCGACGCGTGCCACGAGGCATTCTTTTACTCGGGCCGCCAGGGACCAGCAAGGCTTACGCTGCAAAGGTACTCGCTGGTGAGACGAACATGACCCTCGTCCAACTCCGCTATGCTAATCAGGTCGGCGAGATAACAATAAATATCAATGAGAATGGAAACACCTACGAACGGAATCTTAATGCCGCTATCAATTTCATCCGCGGTATTTCACCGACGGTTGTCTTTATGGATGAGATTGAACAAGTGCCACCGTATACCCCAATGAATCCCGAAGAACAGCAGACATTTCCGCAGAACCTCATAAACGCTATTAGCGATCCATCTTTGCACGGGAGAGTGATATGGGTCGGCACCTCATGCCGTCCCGACTTGATGCCGCAGATCTTTCGACGATATGGTATCTTCGATACCAAATTAATCATGCTACCCCCAACTGCTGAAGGTAGGATGGAAATTTTAAAGATATTTTGTCAAGGACAAGCCACCGATCAACTTAACTTCCGGGCACTTGTCGGAGATTCAGAAACAGATGGATTGACGTGGCGGGACCTGTTCTTGATTGTCCAACGCGCGAGTAACATCGCAAAACTCGACGGGCGCGACCCCTTCACCGAAGCCGAACTCCGTCAGGCGTTGGATGACTTCATACCCGACTACTCGCCGGAAATGCAGCTTTTCATGGGATTGTTAGCGTTACGAGAGGCGAATTCCCGGATCATGATCCCAGACGGACTGTTACCGCCATACCAAGAATTTATAGAGGGCAATCGGATTGATAAGACCGGAATTAATAAACGCTTGATGGAACTGAGCAGTCAACTCGGCTTGAACATCTGA
- a CDS encoding LamG domain-containing protein, producing MKNAILTGRFSFYGIVSLSVALTMLFTPFVSAALTDGLVLHHSYDEGEGTLAGDTSGNGHDGEISNPDWVDGYSGKALQFGGDGSDVFVTVESTDVLNVNECSFAAWINADHWNGTRQIVGKSVHGGCAGRTQYGLFSEGGVFKLRFETGSGRADITTDLPPTGEWVHVAFTNDGETATIYINAEAVVDGEVPGELNANDDPWRIGQDCERLNYVFAGIIDEVSLWNRALSADEILSAQDLDVSVDPRAKLATTWGGIKTAH from the coding sequence ATGAAGAACGCAATATTGACTGGCAGATTCTCATTCTATGGGATTGTGTCTCTCTCGGTAGCACTGACAATGCTATTCACACCATTCGTCTCGGCAGCTCTCACAGATGGGCTTGTCCTACATCACTCTTACGATGAAGGAGAAGGCACACTCGCTGGAGACACGAGCGGTAACGGACACGATGGTGAAATTTCTAACCCAGATTGGGTAGACGGATACAGTGGAAAGGCTCTTCAGTTTGGTGGCGACGGCAGCGACGTGTTCGTTACTGTTGAAAGCACGGATGTCTTGAACGTGAACGAGTGTTCGTTTGCAGCATGGATTAACGCCGACCACTGGAATGGCACGCGTCAGATTGTTGGTAAATCCGTTCACGGTGGGTGTGCGGGTAGAACGCAATACGGTCTATTCAGCGAAGGTGGGGTTTTCAAACTTCGTTTTGAAACCGGAAGCGGTAGAGCCGACATCACAACCGATCTTCCACCGACAGGCGAGTGGGTTCACGTTGCTTTTACCAACGATGGCGAAACAGCAACAATCTACATCAACGCTGAAGCCGTTGTGGATGGTGAAGTGCCGGGTGAACTGAATGCTAACGACGATCCGTGGCGGATCGGACAAGATTGTGAACGTCTCAATTATGTTTTCGCGGGCATCATAGACGAGGTCTCTCTCTGGAACCGTGCTTTGAGTGCTGACGAAATCCTTAGTGCACAAGACTTAGATGTGTCTGTTGATCCTCGCGCGAAATTAGCCACCACTTGGGGCGGCATCAAAACTGCTCACTAA
- a CDS encoding LamG domain-containing protein: MKLSICLSITLLLMVAPFAMSIGPAEFLDGLVVYHAYDEGKGDEAEDLSGNEHHGVIDNPTWVDGKFGKALEFGGEGSDVFVTVESTPKLNVDEMTFMAWVNAEHWNGTRQIVGKSVHGGCGGRVQYGLFSEGGTFKLRFETEAGRNDISTGLPDTEKFIHIAFTNDTKKGIIYIDGKEEAEGDVPGKLAANDDPWRIGQDCERLNYVFAGIIDEVRLWNRALSEDEINTFMDQGVDALAVEAIGKLSTTWGSLKAGR, encoded by the coding sequence ATGAAACTATCTATTTGTTTATCCATCACACTACTCTTGATGGTAGCCCCCTTCGCTATGTCCATCGGTCCAGCAGAATTTTTGGATGGATTGGTGGTTTACCACGCTTATGACGAAGGCAAAGGGGACGAAGCGGAAGATCTTAGCGGAAACGAACATCACGGTGTAATTGACAACCCCACGTGGGTTGATGGCAAATTCGGAAAGGCGTTGGAATTTGGCGGTGAAGGCAGCGACGTATTTGTCACTGTTGAAAGCACTCCGAAGTTAAATGTGGATGAAATGACGTTTATGGCGTGGGTTAACGCCGAGCATTGGAACGGTACGCGCCAGATTGTCGGTAAATCGGTTCATGGCGGTTGCGGCGGTCGGGTTCAATACGGATTGTTTAGTGAAGGTGGCACCTTCAAACTCCGTTTTGAAACCGAAGCAGGTCGCAACGATATTTCGACCGGTCTGCCTGACACCGAGAAATTTATCCATATTGCTTTCACCAACGATACCAAGAAGGGCATAATCTACATTGATGGCAAGGAAGAAGCTGAAGGGGATGTCCCCGGCAAGCTTGCAGCCAACGATGATCCGTGGCGGATTGGACAGGATTGTGAGCGTCTCAACTACGTCTTCGCTGGAATTATTGACGAGGTCCGTCTCTGGAATCGTGCACTGAGTGAGGATGAGATCAATACGTTCATGGACCAGGGCGTAGATGCGCTCGCTGTTGAAGCGATTGGAAAACTCTCTACAACCTGGGGCAGCCTGAAAGCGGGACGTTAA
- a CDS encoding ATP-binding cassette domain-containing protein: MIQLHQVSFSYNELSVLEKVSLRVERGEFVFLVGPSGSGKTTLSRLLYADLDPVGGDLSVVGQQLARLDKVSLPYFRQKIGIVFQDFKFLENKTIRENLALPQRLIGTPTQLITENVDKLLNQMGLYHHHNALPSEISGNERRRLAIARAIINNPLLLLADAPTEGLDLRLSLEVMALLDALNFQGMTIFVSTSDRTLAEKCNKRIIELRDGGIH; this comes from the coding sequence ATGATACAGTTGCACCAGGTCAGTTTCAGCTATAACGAACTTAGCGTGCTTGAGAAGGTGAGCCTACGCGTGGAGCGCGGCGAATTTGTATTTCTCGTTGGTCCAAGCGGTTCTGGCAAGACCACACTATCGCGGCTGTTATATGCGGATTTAGACCCAGTCGGCGGTGATCTGAGTGTCGTTGGACAACAACTTGCGAGGTTAGACAAAGTCAGTCTCCCTTACTTTCGGCAGAAGATAGGGATCGTCTTCCAAGATTTCAAGTTCTTAGAAAACAAAACAATTCGAGAAAATTTGGCACTGCCACAGCGGTTGATAGGGACCCCCACGCAGCTGATTACGGAAAATGTCGATAAACTCCTGAACCAGATGGGACTCTATCACCATCACAATGCCCTCCCATCAGAAATATCTGGCAACGAGCGACGTCGTCTTGCTATAGCGAGAGCAATTATCAACAATCCTTTGTTACTACTTGCGGATGCTCCAACGGAAGGCTTAGATTTGCGTCTTTCACTTGAGGTGATGGCACTTCTTGATGCGCTTAACTTCCAGGGGATGACTATCTTCGTCTCCACGAGCGACCGAACACTCGCTGAGAAATGTAATAAGCGGATTATTGAACTACGGGATGGCGGCATCCATTGA
- a CDS encoding acetyl-CoA carboxylase carboxyl transferase subunit beta — MSETSKTIPCRNCDAQIVIEAFTNNLKVCPHCDYHHYMSAHERLNLIIDADSFEEYDANLYSIDSLEFPEYPQKLERDVAKTGLRSEMLSGIANIGGYPTALAIGDVGFIGGTCGSVIGEKVTRCIERALENQLPLVIVSVSGGMRMQEGTLALMQMAKTAAACAAYAKSGVFYISVVTDPTFGGATASYTSLGDVIVAEPGARIGFAGPLAVASLREELPENFQKAESLLEHGFIDSIVHRADMRQMLIDLIAFAA, encoded by the coding sequence ATGTCTGAAACTTCAAAAACAATTCCATGCAGAAATTGCGATGCACAGATCGTGATAGAGGCATTCACTAACAATCTCAAGGTCTGCCCCCACTGCGATTACCATCACTATATGAGTGCTCACGAGCGACTCAACCTCATTATAGATGCGGACAGTTTTGAGGAATACGATGCCAATCTTTACTCTATTGATTCGCTGGAATTCCCAGAATACCCGCAAAAACTCGAAAGAGATGTCGCAAAAACGGGACTCAGATCGGAGATGCTCTCTGGCATAGCCAATATTGGTGGTTATCCGACTGCTCTTGCAATTGGCGATGTCGGATTTATAGGGGGCACATGTGGTTCTGTTATCGGTGAAAAGGTTACCCGATGTATTGAACGTGCCCTTGAAAACCAGTTGCCGTTAGTAATTGTTTCGGTGAGTGGTGGGATGCGGATGCAAGAAGGCACGCTTGCCTTGATGCAGATGGCAAAAACCGCTGCCGCTTGTGCAGCGTACGCCAAATCGGGAGTCTTTTATATCTCCGTTGTGACCGATCCAACGTTTGGTGGTGCGACTGCCAGTTACACGTCTCTCGGCGATGTAATCGTTGCTGAACCGGGGGCTCGGATCGGTTTCGCGGGTCCGTTAGCCGTTGCCAGCCTCCGTGAGGAACTCCCAGAAAACTTCCAAAAAGCAGAATCGTTGCTGGAACATGGATTCATCGATTCGATCGTTCACCGGGCGGATATGCGTCAGATGCTTATAGATTTGATTGCCTTCGCCGCCTAA
- a CDS encoding PHP domain-containing protein — MTNHEISAIFRAIGSLLQIRGENAFRSRIYERAADIIEEFPDELASKDSQQNTPGYNREAVKRLRATPGIGKAIEDKTVEMLETGRCKFYDELTAEMGTEILELLNLRGVGVKIVGRFYQELGIRNIEDLRVLIENGQMRRVKGIGRKKLRMITESLAFQTEQRNKRPLLQILPTVQNISDHLTLLINDGWIKRYQWTGDLRRHEEVCQSIALIVEYEDEGTFQFESGIVSAPLQALLEPLNAILTPENPIVFKTDSQIQYRYDSKNSDQPSVDSNQQEDAPSPENLLTDSHFEESQRELTGDVRDTLPVIQFYIDRDFPVSVYLCTAATYEATLFLTTATDAHIDALSDNGFLELTGFWHEARDMTEERIYEKLGLAYIPAELRQDGASVAAAKAGALPKLVEFTDLRGDLHAHTDWSDGRNTLQDMVAAAKAEGLEYFAITDHSVSSTVANGLDRERLLEQVARVRELDAEVEGITLLVGSEVDIRRYGELDYPDEVLAQLDIVVASVHSHFTLSEAEMTQRIVRAIENPFVNIIGHPTGRLRGRRPMYPLNIEEIIEAAAEHQTVLEINGSPSRLDLDPEFVRMAKKAGVLLAVNTDAHDIGLFARRQFGLNVARRGWLTKNEVINTYTLEELHEKCNIG, encoded by the coding sequence ATGACAAATCATGAGATCAGTGCTATATTTCGAGCTATCGGATCCCTGCTACAAATTCGCGGTGAAAATGCTTTTCGCTCTCGGATTTATGAACGAGCCGCCGATATCATTGAAGAATTCCCCGATGAATTGGCTTCCAAAGATTCCCAACAAAATACACCGGGATACAATAGAGAGGCAGTAAAAAGACTCCGAGCAACACCCGGTATTGGGAAAGCCATTGAAGACAAGACCGTTGAAATGTTGGAAACCGGACGCTGCAAATTCTATGATGAACTCACCGCAGAAATGGGAACAGAAATCCTTGAATTGCTCAATCTTCGAGGGGTCGGTGTAAAAATCGTTGGCAGATTTTATCAAGAACTCGGTATCAGGAATATCGAGGACCTCCGAGTCTTAATTGAAAACGGACAGATGAGGCGCGTGAAGGGTATCGGACGGAAAAAGCTCCGGATGATAACTGAGAGTCTGGCGTTTCAGACAGAACAACGGAACAAACGTCCGCTATTGCAAATTTTACCCACTGTCCAAAACATTTCCGATCATCTGACGCTATTGATAAATGATGGTTGGATAAAACGTTACCAATGGACAGGTGATTTACGGCGGCACGAAGAGGTATGTCAAAGTATAGCGTTGATTGTTGAATATGAAGATGAAGGCACGTTTCAATTTGAAAGTGGCATCGTGTCTGCGCCGCTACAAGCACTTCTTGAGCCACTAAACGCTATTCTAACGCCGGAGAACCCGATTGTTTTCAAAACGGACAGCCAAATTCAGTACCGATATGACAGCAAAAATAGCGATCAGCCGTCAGTCGACAGCAATCAGCAAGAGGATGCCCCTTCACCAGAAAACCTCTTAACCGACAGCCATTTTGAAGAAAGCCAGCGCGAACTGACGGGGGACGTTCGTGACACGCTACCTGTGATTCAATTTTATATTGACAGAGATTTTCCGGTATCCGTCTATCTGTGTACTGCTGCTACCTATGAAGCGACGCTCTTCTTGACAACAGCGACAGACGCTCACATTGACGCGCTTTCTGATAACGGTTTTCTGGAGCTGACCGGTTTTTGGCATGAAGCGCGTGATATGACGGAAGAGAGAATATACGAAAAACTCGGGCTCGCCTATATTCCCGCGGAACTTCGACAGGACGGTGCCTCAGTGGCTGCGGCGAAAGCGGGTGCTTTGCCAAAACTCGTTGAGTTCACGGATTTACGAGGCGACTTACATGCACACACCGATTGGAGTGACGGACGAAATACACTCCAAGATATGGTGGCTGCGGCGAAAGCGGAGGGGCTTGAGTACTTTGCTATCACCGACCATTCTGTTTCCTCTACCGTTGCAAACGGCTTAGATCGGGAGAGGCTTCTGGAACAGGTAGCGCGGGTTCGCGAATTGGATGCAGAGGTTGAGGGTATCACACTCCTCGTAGGTTCTGAGGTAGATATTCGACGGTACGGTGAGTTGGATTATCCTGATGAAGTTTTAGCGCAGCTTGATATTGTCGTCGCAAGCGTTCACAGTCATTTCACACTCTCCGAAGCAGAGATGACACAGCGCATCGTCCGTGCGATCGAAAATCCATTTGTTAACATCATCGGTCATCCAACAGGGAGATTGCGCGGACGTAGACCAATGTATCCGCTGAATATTGAGGAGATTATAGAAGCTGCTGCGGAGCATCAAACAGTTTTGGAAATTAACGGCTCGCCGAGCCGATTGGACCTCGATCCTGAATTTGTACGTATGGCAAAAAAAGCAGGGGTGCTTTTAGCAGTCAACACCGATGCACATGACATCGGGCTATTCGCGCGCCGCCAATTTGGGTTGAATGTCGCACGTCGCGGGTGGTTGACAAAGAACGAAGTCATCAACACATATACCTTAGAAGAGTTACACGAGAAATGTAATATCGGCTAA
- a CDS encoding permease-like cell division protein FtsX: MRYHLKNAISHIARAGNASVMSFFGIGFITVLLATLLLNHSFILQQSEFKSHAPTLIAFLKDSVDESTGRTLVSQIEKNGRVLAVNYASKAESLARGETQFQDLGILIKEAFAETRGVNPFPASLKIYVDEDLITRKTLEQIVLDIKAHSEIEDVLLTGQGQLKDRLRDSERTTLIAIGIAVVVIWFIISSVINKTAIARAEEISLMKLLGMSRHYLFVPFVIHGFFLGGLGALCGLGCFYGMFYIFESQLGTVNFLTIYQSILIVIGEMVIGFLAGFVAQRKLV; encoded by the coding sequence ATGCGTTATCATCTTAAGAATGCCATATCCCATATAGCTCGTGCTGGCAATGCAAGTGTGATGAGTTTCTTTGGCATCGGTTTCATCACTGTCTTACTTGCTACCTTACTATTGAACCATTCGTTTATACTACAGCAGTCTGAGTTTAAAAGCCATGCCCCTACCCTTATCGCGTTTCTAAAAGACAGTGTTGATGAGTCAACCGGACGCACCTTGGTGAGCCAGATAGAAAAAAATGGACGGGTACTCGCTGTCAATTACGCTTCAAAGGCAGAAAGCCTCGCCCGTGGTGAAACCCAGTTCCAAGATTTGGGTATCCTCATTAAGGAGGCATTCGCAGAGACCAGAGGCGTAAATCCATTTCCGGCATCCCTCAAAATTTATGTGGACGAAGACTTGATAACGCGTAAAACTTTAGAGCAGATTGTGTTGGATATTAAAGCCCACAGCGAAATTGAGGATGTGCTCTTGACAGGGCAGGGGCAGTTGAAGGATCGTTTACGCGATTCAGAGCGTACGACTCTCATCGCCATCGGAATAGCAGTTGTCGTCATCTGGTTCATTATCAGTTCTGTTATCAACAAAACAGCGATCGCTCGTGCCGAAGAGATATCCCTCATGAAACTTCTCGGCATGTCCCGCCATTATCTCTTCGTTCCTTTTGTTATTCATGGATTTTTCCTTGGCGGTCTTGGCGCATTGTGTGGACTTGGCTGCTTTTACGGAATGTTTTATATCTTCGAATCCCAATTAGGGACAGTCAATTTCCTTACGATCTATCAATCTATTCTGATTGTTATCGGAGAAATGGTAATTGGGTTCCTTGCCGGTTTTGTCGCGCAGCGGAAGTTGGTGTAG
- the topA gene encoding type I DNA topoisomerase has translation MPKSLVVVESPAKAKTIKKILGRDYVVESSVGHIRDLPPKELGVDIENAFAPKYVLIRGKGKVVKSLQSEARKVDNIYLAADPDREGEAICWHLSEELKKTKKPIYRITYNEVTKNAILEAIQKPGDIDMALVDAQQARRVLDRLVGYQISPILWRSVKPGLSAGRVQSVAVRLICEREAEIEAFKSEEYWTLTATLTPTKVQHLFPAKLHKIGKKKGEINNYGFRIDETRAKELAADAQPQKYLVEKVQKRERRQRPVPPFITSTLQQEASRKLRFVAKKTMLIAQQLYEGLEIGSEGSVGLITYMRTDSTRVAQEALQAARAYIKETYGEEYLPNRAVNYRSKRGAQDAHEAIRPTLPLRTPADLKPYLSKDQYRLYELIWMRFIACQMNPVIFDGTTIDIQAGTYLFRATGSVMKFQGFRRVYMEGKDDPVTDERESDEEAINLPDVKEGDTLDLRKLEPKQHFTQPPARYSEATLVKMLEAKEIGRPSTYASILSTIQDRGYVSKERGRLTPTDVGRLVNELLKHGFPNIVDVEFTAKMEDQLDVIADGKIKWVETLGQFYPDFQTALQEAPDKMYEARKAMEEQSDEKCEKCGGNMIIKWGRYGRFLGCANYPECQNIKRLTSAEDAPTAEPEPTDIACDKCDKPMVVRVSRAGAKFLSCSGYPKCKNAKPIPMGVDCPETECEGYLGERRSRRGKVFYGCSNYPKCEFSTWDKPVPEPCPKCNAPFLIEKTEKSKDSEAGTKRLICHTANCDYRK, from the coding sequence ATGCCAAAGTCACTCGTCGTTGTTGAATCGCCGGCGAAAGCGAAGACTATTAAAAAGATCTTAGGAAGGGATTACGTCGTTGAATCCTCTGTTGGGCATATCCGGGATCTCCCTCCAAAGGAACTCGGTGTTGATATTGAGAACGCCTTTGCTCCGAAATACGTCTTGATTCGGGGAAAAGGGAAGGTCGTGAAATCCCTCCAAAGCGAAGCGCGTAAGGTCGATAATATCTATCTTGCCGCGGATCCAGATCGGGAAGGCGAAGCTATTTGTTGGCACCTTTCTGAGGAACTCAAGAAAACAAAGAAGCCCATCTACCGGATCACCTACAACGAAGTCACCAAAAACGCAATTTTAGAAGCAATCCAAAAACCTGGCGATATTGATATGGCACTCGTTGATGCGCAACAGGCGCGTCGCGTCTTGGATAGGCTCGTTGGATACCAAATTAGCCCTATCCTGTGGCGTAGTGTTAAACCCGGTCTCAGTGCTGGGAGAGTTCAATCCGTTGCAGTACGCCTGATTTGCGAGCGCGAAGCAGAAATAGAGGCGTTTAAATCAGAAGAATACTGGACACTCACAGCTACATTGACACCGACCAAGGTTCAGCATCTCTTCCCAGCGAAGTTACACAAAATTGGGAAAAAGAAGGGCGAAATCAATAATTACGGGTTCCGTATAGACGAAACGCGTGCCAAAGAACTCGCGGCGGATGCACAGCCCCAGAAATATCTCGTTGAAAAAGTCCAAAAACGTGAACGAAGACAGAGACCTGTCCCACCGTTTATCACGAGTACCTTACAACAGGAAGCGTCTCGGAAACTCCGCTTTGTTGCCAAAAAGACGATGCTCATTGCGCAACAACTCTACGAAGGACTGGAGATTGGCAGCGAAGGATCCGTCGGGCTCATTACCTACATGCGTACCGATTCGACACGGGTTGCTCAGGAAGCACTTCAGGCAGCACGCGCATACATCAAAGAAACATACGGTGAAGAATATTTACCCAATCGTGCGGTGAATTACCGGAGCAAAAGAGGTGCGCAAGATGCACACGAAGCGATTCGCCCGACCCTACCGTTGCGAACGCCGGCAGACTTGAAGCCATATTTGAGTAAAGATCAGTACCGACTTTATGAACTAATTTGGATGCGGTTTATAGCGTGTCAGATGAATCCAGTTATTTTCGACGGCACAACAATTGACATCCAAGCAGGCACTTATCTGTTCCGCGCCACCGGTTCAGTGATGAAATTTCAAGGATTCAGGCGCGTCTATATGGAAGGTAAAGATGATCCTGTTACCGATGAACGCGAATCGGATGAAGAGGCGATCAACTTGCCCGACGTTAAAGAAGGGGACACACTTGACTTACGTAAATTAGAACCGAAACAGCATTTTACGCAACCCCCCGCTCGTTACAGTGAAGCTACGCTTGTGAAAATGCTGGAAGCGAAGGAAATCGGACGTCCGAGTACCTACGCCTCTATTCTATCAACAATTCAGGACAGAGGATACGTCTCCAAAGAACGTGGCCGGCTTACGCCTACAGATGTTGGAAGGCTTGTTAACGAACTCCTGAAACATGGATTTCCCAACATCGTCGACGTTGAATTCACAGCAAAAATGGAAGATCAACTTGATGTGATCGCTGATGGAAAAATTAAGTGGGTAGAGACATTAGGTCAGTTTTACCCTGACTTCCAAACGGCACTGCAGGAAGCTCCCGATAAGATGTACGAAGCCCGAAAGGCGATGGAAGAGCAATCGGACGAGAAGTGTGAAAAGTGTGGGGGCAATATGATCATCAAGTGGGGCAGATATGGACGCTTTCTCGGCTGTGCCAATTATCCGGAATGTCAGAATATCAAGCGTTTAACATCTGCGGAGGACGCACCTACTGCGGAACCGGAGCCGACCGACATTGCCTGTGACAAGTGTGATAAACCGATGGTTGTGAGAGTAAGCCGTGCGGGTGCCAAATTCTTGTCGTGCAGTGGATACCCAAAATGTAAAAACGCAAAGCCGATTCCAATGGGAGTTGACTGCCCAGAGACTGAGTGTGAGGGCTACCTTGGTGAACGCCGTAGCCGACGTGGAAAGGTCTTTTATGGCTGCAGCAACTATCCGAAATGCGAATTCTCGACGTGGGATAAACCTGTGCCAGAGCCTTGTCCGAAATGCAACGCGCCATTTCTCATTGAAAAGACGGAAAAATCGAAAGATAGCGAAGCCGGAACTAAGCGTCTCATCTGTCACACAGCAAATTGTGACTATAGAAAATAG